The Fusarium musae strain F31 chromosome 10, whole genome shotgun sequence genome window below encodes:
- a CDS encoding hypothetical protein (EggNog:ENOG41~CAZy:GH5), translating to MHLKSVLPFFLAAAEAWTPQSRAIAKANGEKITEGWLPNDDKIRGVNLGSQFIIERWMAEESWKNMGCSAYNDEWACVKGIGQEKANAAFKKHWETWITEDDIKQIASIGLNAVRIPVGYWMYEDIIQKGEYWPRGGIWHLDRIVGWCKKHGIYAVIGLHSAPGISSPNEQFTGHSIPNPGFYTAENYERAFKFLEWMTKRIHTNGNYTTVGMLEVLNEPVRAGKWKAEADDMIKNYYPGAYKRIQAMEGYLKVPKADRLHVQYMGKSWGAGDPRLYLPDDDLIFFDAHRYLSFDNRIAGNKKAYIETACKDNMGQHVFVGEWSLSVNSTLKNTDEFKIQGQETWYKAYWAAQAESFEKGDGWFFWSWKCDGELGKKDWRWCYQAAVAAGVIPKDASKAKSLSPCARYTK from the exons ATGCATCTCAAATCGGTATTACCATTCTTTCTCGCCGCAGCTGAAGCCTGGACTCCACAGTCCAGAG CTATTGCAAAGGCCAACGGTGAGAAAATCACTGAAGGATGGCTTCCAAATGACGATAAAATCCGTGGCGTCAATCTCGGCTCACAGTTCATCATCGAACGATGGATGGCTGAAGAATCATGGAAGAACATGGGCTGCAGTGCCTATAACGATGAATGGGCATGCGTCAAAGGTATCGGCCAAGAAAAAGCCAACGCTGCATTTAAGAAACATTGGGAGACTTGGATCACTGAAGATGATATCAAGCAGATTGCAAGCATTGGTTTAAATGCCGTTCGTATTCCTGTCGGATACTGGATGTATGAGGATATCATTCAGAAAGGCGAGTACTGGCCTCGTGGCGGCATCTGGCATCTTGACCGTATTGTCGGGTGGTGCAAGAAGCATGGTATTTATGCGGTTATCGGACTACATTCTGCTCCTGGTATCAGTTCGCCGAATGAGCAGTTCACCGGTCAT TCCATTCCCAATCCTGGGTTCTATACTGCAGAGAACTATGAACGAGCGTTCAAGTTCCTTGAGTGGATGACCAAGCGCATCCATACCAATGGGAACTACACTACCGTCGGCATGCTCGAGGTTCTGAACGAGCCTGTACGCGCTGGCAAGTGGAAGGCTGAGGCAGATGACATGATCAAGAACTACTACCCTGGTGCATACAAGCGCATCCAGGCTATGGAGGGTTACCTGAAGGTTCCCAAAGCTGATCGCTTACACGTTCAATATAtg GGCAAAAGCTGGGGCGCAGGCGACCCAAGACTATACCTCCCGGACGAcgatctcatcttcttcgacgCCCACCGCTATCTATCCTTCGATAACAGAATCGCCGGCAACAAGAAAGCATATATCGAAACTGCTTGCAAAGACAACATGGGCCAGCACGTCTTCGTCGGCGAATGGTCCCTGTCCGTGAACTCAACTCTGAAGAACACCGACGAGTTCAAGATCCAGGGTCAAGAAACATGGTACAAGGCTTACTGGGCCGCTCAAGCTGAGTCCTTTGAGAAAGGCGATGGCTGGTTCTTCTGGTCTTGGAAGTGTGACGGAGAGCTGGGCAAGAAAGATTGGCGATGGTGTTATCAGGCTGCTGTTGCCGCGGGTGTTATTCCCAAGGATGCCAGTAAGGCCAAGAGTTTGAGCCCTTGTGCTCGGTATACCAAGTAA
- a CDS encoding hypothetical protein (EggNog:ENOG41), which produces MASTSPVKVLQAPHTGITVRSLSRAIHLFQNILNLRILRTTHLCPPVSTVVGHPEAEIDIALVELPGGHLIELLEYSSPPKAEQQELKPCSWDLGSWHLCLTVESLEETLRALESDEAAWSQLTAPQVLQQGPNAGKKVVYVRNEDGLTLELFGRQLSVQQ; this is translated from the exons ATGGCATCTACAAGTCCAGTCAAAGTTCTACAAGCACCACATACTGGAATCACTGTGCGATCACTCTCACGCGCCATCCACTTATTCCAAAACATCTTAAACCTTCGAATTTTACGCACCACTCATCTCTGCCCCCCGGTCTCAACAGTCGTTGGACACCCTGAAGCAGAGATTGATATTGCCTTGGTTGAGCTTCCGGGCGGACATCTTATTGAGCTCCTGGAGTACTCATCGCCACCCAAGGCCGAGCAACAGGAGCTAAAGCCTTGTAGCTGGGATTTAGGGAGCTGGCATTTGTGTCTGACCGTTGAAAGTTTGGAGGAAACTCTACGTGCTCTAGAGAGCGACGAAGCAGCCTGGAGTCAGCTTACTGCACCGCAAGTATTACAACAAGGCCCTAATGCTGGCAAGAAAGTGGTCTATGTGCGGAACGAGGATGGTCTGACGCTGGAACTGTTTGG GCGACAGTTGTCAGTGCAGCAGTAG
- a CDS encoding hypothetical protein (EggNog:ENOG41): MADRYVTIHESPNGPGDSRPTAVQIIKDEGLEGKLNDQVVFITGCSAGIGIETAKALYLTGATLYLTARDLEKAKSALGDLAQDERVHLLELDLESLENVRSCAAKFLSKSPKLNILICNAGVMCTPEGRTKDGFETQFGTNHLAHFLLFQLLKPALAKGATSDRASRVVMLSSLAHRFGEVNFDNVNMEGCYDGNQAYSQSKTANLWTANEIERRYASEGIHAWSVQPGGVLTDLGRYLSEEQKSGLAVDPYLKTIWKLPDQGAATSVWAAVAEALEGQGGKYLEDCQIVGKWDPSTPLYGRGYGEHACDTEKAARLWDKSLEWVGL, translated from the coding sequence ATGGCCGATCGCTACGTCACCATTCACGAGTCTCCTAATGGACCAGGAGATTCTCGCCCAACAGCTgtccagatcatcaaggatgaAGGTCTAGAAGGAAAACTGAACGATCaggtcgtcttcatcaccgGCTGTTCCGCGGGCATCGGAATTGAGACCGCGAAAGCGCTGTATCTCACTGGCGCAACTCTATATCTCACGGCTCGAGATCTCGAAAAGGCAAAGTCAGCCTTGGGCGACCTCGCGCAAGATGAGCGTGTTCACCTTCTAGAACTTGATCTGGAGTCGCTGGAAAATGTTCGTTCATGCGCTGCCAAGTTTTTATCTAAGAGTCCGAAACTCAATATCCTTATCTGCAACGCTGGGGTCATGTGTACACCAGAAGGACGCACGAAAGACGGCTTCGAAACACAATTTGGTACAAACCATCTTGCTCATTTCCTTTTATTCCAACTGCTCAAACCTGCGCTGGCCAAAGGTGCGACGTCTGATCGCGCATCGCGAGTCGTCATGCTGAGCTCACTTGCCCATCGCTTCGGCGAGGTCAACTTTGACAACGTCAACATGGAGGGCTGCTACGATGGCAACCAAGCATACTCGCAGAGCAAGACTGCCAACCTCTGGACAGCTAATGAGATAGAGCGGAGGTACGCCAGCGAGGGTATCCATGCGTGGAGTGTTCAGCCAGGCGGTGTCCTCACAGATCTGGGAAGATATTTATCTGAGGAACAAAAGAGCGGCCTCGCAGTGGACCCATATCTTAAAACAATTTGGAAGCTACCGGACCAAGGTGCTGCTACAAGTGTGTGGGCAGCTGTCGCTGAGGCTTTGGAAGGTCAGGGTGGGAAATATCTTGAGGACTGTCAAATCGTCGGGAAGTGGGATCCTTCTACTCCGCTTTATGGAAGAGGATATGGGGAGCATGCGTGTGATACTGAGAAAGCGGCGAGATTATGGGATAAGTCTCTTGAGTGGGTGGGTTTGTAG
- a CDS encoding hypothetical protein (EggNog:ENOG41): MSDNSRRQPPPAPPLPPPLQSESSKEYPFALKVRNAPEHWFYRPPRPSGQADLLEPPTGPYFVYGTLMDPKMLADVLRLEEKPKLRSAKIVGYSKKLWGQYPALQNGPQDAEVSGAVYHVQSAAHAKRLAEYETNSYRAKPCLIQYTYGKKPAEEFGHVFMFVGNPRDLQEGEFDLKRWLKRVGRSS, encoded by the coding sequence TGTCTGATAATTCACGTCgtcaaccaccaccagcgcCTCCGCTGCCGCCTCCTCTCCAGAGTGAAAGTTCGAAAGAATACCCCTTTGCATTAAAGGTGAGAAACGCGCCTGAACACTGGTTCTACCGTCCTCCCAGACCTTCAGGCCAAGCCGATCTCCTCGAACCGCCAACGGGGCCGTACTTCGTCTACGGAACATTGATGGACCCAAAAATGCTAGCCGATGTCCTCAGACTGGAAGAAAAACCCAAACTACGATCTGCCAAGATCGTGGGCTACTCGAAAAAACTCTGGGGACAGTATCCTGCCTTACAAAACGGCCCACAGGATGCAGAAGTCAGTGGCGCTGTATACCATGTGCAGTCTGCTGCTCACGCGAAGAGGTTGGCGGAGTACGAGACCAATAGCTACAGAGCCAAGCCATGTCTTATTCAGTATACATATGGAAAGAAACCTGCTGAGGAGTTTGGCCATGTTTTCATGTTCGTCGGTAATCCAAGGGATTTACAAGAGGGAGAGTTTGATCTAAAAAGATGGTTGAAGCGGGTGGGACGGTCGTCTTGA